A window of the Cicer arietinum cultivar CDC Frontier isolate Library 1 chromosome 6, Cicar.CDCFrontier_v2.0, whole genome shotgun sequence genome harbors these coding sequences:
- the LOC101506116 gene encoding biotin synthase, mitochondrial, which produces MFWLRPILRSHSRSSSLWVLHHSSNGYCSSFSTSSAAAIHAEKTINQGPRNDWTKDEVKSIYDSPILDLLFHGAQVHRHAHNFREVQQCTLLSVKTGGCSEDCSYCPQSSRYDTGLKGQRLLNKDAVLQAATKAKEAGSTRFCMGAAWRDTIGRKTNFNQILEYVKEIKGMGMEVCCTLGMLDKDQAGELKKAGLTAYNHNLDTSREYYPNIITTRTYDERLQTLEFVRDAGINVCSGGIIGLGEAEEDRIGLLHTLSTLPSHPESVPINALVAVKGTPLEDQKPVEIWEMIRMIATARITMPKAMVRLSAGRVRFSMPEQALCFLAGANSIFAGEKLLTTANNDFDADQLMFKVLGLLPKAPSLNEDEAEDFKEAASSS; this is translated from the exons atgttttggttGAGACCCATTTTGCGTTCACATTCACGATCTTCTTCTCTTTGGGTGCTGCACCATTCTTCTAATGGTTATTGCAGTTCCTTTTCAACTTCCTCAGCAGCTGCAATTCATGCTGAGAAAACCATTAACCAAGGACCCAGAAATGATTGGACTAAAGATGAAGTCAAATCCATCTATGACTCTCCCATTCTCGATCTTCTATTCCATGGG GCTCAGGTTCATAGACATGCTCATAACTTTAGGGAAGTGCAACAGTGTACTCTTCTATCTGTTAAAACAGGTGGATGTAGTGAGGATTGTTCTTATTGCCCTCAGTCATCTAGATATGATACAGGACTCAAAGGTCAAAGACTTTTGAACAAGGATGCTGTTCTCCAAGCTGCAACGAAG GCAAAAGAGGCTGGAAGTACTCGCTTTTGTATGGGTGCTGCATGGAGGGATACAATAGGAAGAAAGACCAACTTCAATCAGATACTTGAATATGTAAAAGAAATAAA GGGTATGGGTATGGAGGTGTGTTGCACACTTGGCATGCTGGATAAAGATCAAGCCGGTGAACTCAAGAAGGCGGGTCTTACTGCCTATAATCACAATCTCGACACTTCAAGAGAATACTATCCAAACATCATCACAACAAGGACTTATGATGAACGCCTACAAACCCTCGAGTTTGTTCGTGATGCAGGGATTAATGTTTGTTCTG GAGGAATTATCGGGCTTGGGGAAGCAGAGGAGGACCGTATAGGTTTGTTACATACATTATCAACCCTTCCCTCACATCCAGAGAGTGTTCCTATTAATGCACTTGTTGCTGTAAAAGGAACCCCTCTTGAGGATCAGAAg CCTGTTGAAATATGGGAGATGATTCGCATGATTGCAACTGCGCGTATCACAATGCCAAAGGCAATGGTGAGGTTATCGGCCGGTAGAGTTCGGTTCTCGATGCCTGAGCAGGCACTGTGTTTTCTAGCTGGTGCCAATTCTATCTTTGCTGGTGAAAAACTTCTCACAACTGCTAACAATGATTTTGATGCTGATCAACTAATGTTTAAAGTTCTTGGTCTGCTTCCAAAAGCTCCAAGCTTAAATGAAGATGAGGCAGAGGACTTTAAAGAAGCAGCTTCTTCTAGTTGA